A single window of uncultured Methanospirillum sp. DNA harbors:
- a CDS encoding ammonium transporter: MDIDTGATAWVLASTALVMIMTPGVGLFYGGLVRKKNLINMIALSLVAFAVVSLQWVLFGYSLAFGPDIGGFIGSLANLGLAGVGQETAVIAGTELPIPALLYMVFQLVFATVTMAIITSGMAERVKWSGFLVFAVLWTTIVYDPLAHWVWGGGWTAQLGALDFAGGTVVHISSGFGALAVALVLGRRMGFGEHSMEPNNIPVTLLGAALLWFGWFGFNSGSAIAANGLAANAFVVTNTAAAAGAIAWMLASWIHGKPASLGLVSGAIAGLVAITPAAGFVDTMSSIIIGAVAGVLCYGMMLFRIRKGLDESLDAWAVHGMGGLWGALATGIFAVAVVGGKDGLLAGNVQQFISQCIGAFAAIAYAFIVTFVLALVVEKTIGLRVSEEEEYVGLDISQHGERIH; the protein is encoded by the coding sequence ATGGACATTGATACTGGAGCAACAGCATGGGTATTAGCCTCCACTGCCCTGGTCATGATCATGACCCCGGGTGTCGGGCTCTTCTATGGTGGTTTGGTACGAAAGAAAAATCTCATCAATATGATCGCTCTTTCACTCGTAGCATTCGCTGTAGTAAGCCTTCAGTGGGTCTTATTCGGATATTCACTCGCATTCGGCCCTGACATTGGAGGATTTATCGGTTCGCTGGCAAATCTCGGTTTGGCTGGAGTGGGTCAGGAAACTGCGGTGATCGCCGGAACAGAACTGCCGATTCCTGCACTTCTCTACATGGTCTTCCAGCTGGTCTTTGCCACGGTTACGATGGCAATCATCACGTCAGGAATGGCTGAACGGGTAAAGTGGTCAGGATTTCTGGTCTTTGCAGTCTTATGGACAACCATCGTATATGATCCCCTCGCCCACTGGGTATGGGGTGGCGGCTGGACGGCACAACTTGGAGCACTGGACTTTGCAGGAGGCACGGTTGTGCATATCAGTTCAGGATTTGGTGCTCTTGCAGTGGCACTGGTCCTCGGCAGGCGTATGGGCTTTGGCGAACACTCCATGGAGCCGAATAACATTCCGGTAACCCTTCTCGGAGCAGCACTGCTCTGGTTCGGGTGGTTCGGATTCAACTCAGGGAGTGCGATCGCAGCAAATGGCCTTGCAGCAAATGCCTTCGTCGTGACCAACACGGCTGCAGCAGCCGGTGCAATTGCATGGATGCTTGCAAGCTGGATTCATGGCAAGCCTGCTTCACTCGGACTTGTTTCGGGAGCAATCGCAGGTCTTGTTGCAATCACCCCTGCAGCAGGGTTTGTGGATACGATGAGCTCCATTATCATCGGAGCAGTCGCTGGTGTGCTCTGCTATGGCATGATGCTCTTCAGAATCAGGAAAGGTCTTGATGAGAGCCTTGATGCATGGGCTGTTCATGGAATGGGTGGTCTGTGGGGTGCTCTCGCAACAGGTATCTTCGCAGTGGCAGTAGTGGGAGGCAAAGACGGGCTTCTCGCAGGAAATGTACAGCAGTTCATCTCCCAGTGTATCGGAGCATTCGCTGCAATCGCTTATGCATTCATCGTGACCTTCGTGCTCGCACTGGTGGTTGAAAAGACAATTGGCCTACGTGTAAGCGAGGAAGAAGAGTACGTCGGACTTGACATCTCCCAGCATGGAGAGAGGATTCATTAA
- the serS gene encoding serine--tRNA ligase, giving the protein MLDIRFVRASPEIVKADLVKRNDSVKIAWIDELLAKDARNRELIGLNNKLRQRRNSISHDINRARKAGEDTSALMAEAASLPQMIKDNETEMDELSTKVHYYLMRLPNILHDSVPQGKDDTENVEIKKVGTPRSFEFELKNHGQLAADNGWADFERATKTSGAGFYFLKGNLVLLDMALQRFTLDLLMERGYTPISPPYMINRKSYEEVTDLDDFEKVMYKIDGDDAYLIATSEHPIAAMFQDEIFEEKDLPVRLAGISPCFRREIGSHGLDTKGLFRVHQFHKIEQFVYCKPEDSWTIHEELRENAEAVFQKLELPYRLVNICTGDIGTVAAKKYDIEAWMPRENAYREVVSCSNCTAYQATRLNIKVRDSKDFESKQYVHTLNSTAIATSRAMRSILENYQQKDGSVEIPKVLIPYMNGKEYL; this is encoded by the coding sequence ATGCTTGATATCAGATTTGTGCGGGCAAGCCCGGAGATTGTAAAAGCCGATCTTGTCAAACGGAATGATTCAGTAAAGATAGCATGGATCGACGAACTCCTCGCAAAAGACGCACGGAACAGGGAACTGATAGGACTCAATAATAAACTGAGACAGAGACGAAACTCTATCTCACACGATATTAACCGTGCAAGAAAGGCAGGGGAGGACACATCTGCACTTATGGCAGAGGCTGCAAGCCTGCCGCAGATGATCAAGGACAATGAGACGGAGATGGATGAACTTTCTACCAAGGTTCATTATTACCTCATGCGTCTTCCCAATATTCTTCATGACAGTGTTCCCCAGGGAAAAGATGACACAGAGAATGTTGAGATCAAGAAGGTCGGGACTCCCAGGTCATTTGAATTTGAACTGAAAAACCACGGCCAGCTTGCTGCAGACAACGGATGGGCTGACTTTGAACGGGCGACCAAGACATCAGGAGCGGGATTCTATTTCCTTAAAGGAAATCTCGTTCTCCTTGATATGGCTCTCCAGAGGTTTACCCTCGATCTACTGATGGAGAGAGGATATACGCCCATATCACCGCCGTACATGATCAACCGGAAGTCATACGAGGAGGTAACTGACCTTGACGACTTTGAGAAGGTGATGTACAAGATAGACGGGGATGATGCGTACCTGATCGCAACCAGCGAGCACCCGATTGCTGCGATGTTTCAGGATGAGATCTTTGAAGAGAAGGATCTTCCCGTTCGTCTTGCCGGGATATCTCCGTGTTTCAGGCGGGAGATCGGATCCCACGGTCTTGACACCAAAGGTCTCTTCAGGGTACACCAGTTCCATAAGATTGAACAGTTCGTATACTGCAAACCTGAAGATTCCTGGACGATCCACGAGGAACTCAGGGAAAATGCTGAGGCGGTCTTCCAGAAACTCGAACTTCCGTACCGGCTGGTCAACATCTGTACTGGCGACATAGGAACTGTTGCTGCGAAGAAGTACGATATTGAGGCTTGGATGCCAAGAGAGAATGCATACAGGGAGGTTGTCTCCTGTTCAAACTGCACGGCATACCAGGCAACCCGCCTGAACATCAAAGTCAGGGATAGCAAGGACTTTGAGTCAAAACAGTACGTGCACACCCTGAACTCCACAGCCATCGCAACATCCAGGGCGATGAGGTCTATTCTTGAGAACTATCAGCAGAAGGACGGATCAGTTGAGATACCGAAGGTGCTCATCCCATACATGAACGGGAAAGAGTATCTCTGA
- a CDS encoding 30S ribosomal protein S3ae has protein sequence MAGKKQSGRRVEGWKAKSWFKVYSPENVGKVYLGDTVADDPAKLIGRVMTAPLSELVNDYAKQNVKMKFSITEVAGDSAYTSFIGHEIARDYIRSLVKRRTSRIESIVNFVSKDGSKVRATVTCFTLTRADQSQQHLIRKVLSEDVVKYGTENELGVFVNAIINGEISKETFRKVKELYPIRRIEIIKTKVELPKIQK, from the coding sequence ATGGCAGGAAAGAAACAGTCAGGAAGAAGAGTTGAAGGATGGAAGGCGAAGTCCTGGTTCAAGGTCTACAGCCCAGAAAATGTCGGAAAAGTTTACCTCGGTGACACCGTTGCAGACGATCCGGCCAAACTGATCGGTCGTGTGATGACCGCACCGCTCTCTGAGCTGGTGAACGACTACGCCAAGCAGAACGTCAAGATGAAGTTCTCAATCACCGAGGTTGCCGGAGACTCAGCATACACCTCGTTCATCGGGCACGAAATCGCCAGAGATTACATCAGATCACTGGTAAAACGCCGGACCTCCAGGATTGAGAGCATCGTGAACTTTGTCAGCAAGGACGGTTCCAAGGTCAGGGCAACCGTGACCTGTTTCACCCTCACCCGTGCTGACCAAAGCCAGCAGCACCTCATCCGCAAGGTTCTCTCAGAAGATGTTGTCAAGTACGGAACCGAGAATGAACTCGGTGTCTTTGTCAACGCGATCATCAACGGCGAGATCTCCAAGGAGACCTTCCGCAAGGTCAAGGAACTCTACCCAATCCGCCGGATCGAGATCATCAAGACCAAGGTTGAACTTCCAAAGATCCAGAAGTAA
- a CDS encoding DEAD/DEAH box helicase, translating to MKAIVQPTKKYYKILFYETHHVNATAIIELVDTPKGIRPSHYRMRRGTNSGYRNLPTRDLVIHLRRAKVRLTAPDGPFEAFLRDLLIPFTYVELCRFCLMEDRIAELDMDQAIKYGEDELICLPCARKELRRELGHMGRLGRNALSHLDELLDKYRSVDRVLATIEPGEHTFEHTLYDRLIAHPVVETSRLDELPLPRQFVDLANVEFLMPVQQISVESGLLYGKDLLVVAATASGKTFIGEMAGFKNFLEKRGRMIFLVPLVALAFQKYDRFAKKYGKIADISIITGTSRIQISDNRRPGNHDRRSSIIIATYEGVDHLLRCGTKLHDIGTVVIDEVQMLEDKERGHRLDGLIARMKFNSPKAQFLYLSATIGHPKLLAKKLSCELVRYDERPVTLERYLVFLERQQKIPTENKLVQDEYNKVSSKGFHNQTIIFTNSRARCHVISDKLGEGVAPYHAGLTQEERRHVETQFEKGEIRAVVTTAALAAGVDFPASQVIFDSLAMGIEWLTVQEFQQMSGRAGRPDFHDLGKVVILAEPGGSYSRSSRMTEEEVAMGLLKGEMGEVAPVYTLEQSSEIYVANAVVADGDRNIMQKIEGSLVGEPEPVEDLLLQRNLIFREGGTIRLTPLSRLMAEHFIGVDRLTRIIDLVKETKDPLEILAELDCATDEEAALSQRQKNRHTELHGSLMEKRKKRPGKRHR from the coding sequence ATGAAGGCAATTGTCCAGCCAACGAAGAAGTACTACAAGATCCTTTTCTATGAGACCCATCACGTAAATGCGACTGCAATCATCGAACTTGTGGATACTCCTAAAGGTATCAGGCCTTCGCATTACCGGATGAGGCGGGGGACGAATTCGGGATATAGAAATCTGCCGACACGTGATCTGGTTATTCATCTGAGGCGGGCAAAGGTCCGCCTTACTGCTCCAGACGGGCCGTTCGAGGCATTTCTGCGTGATCTCCTGATCCCGTTCACCTATGTTGAACTCTGTCGCTTCTGTCTGATGGAAGACCGTATCGCCGAACTTGACATGGATCAGGCGATCAAGTACGGGGAGGATGAGTTGATCTGCCTGCCATGTGCCCGCAAAGAACTCAGAAGAGAACTTGGCCATATGGGGAGGCTTGGCAGGAACGCTCTCTCTCATCTTGACGAGCTGCTTGACAAGTACCGGAGTGTTGATCGGGTGCTTGCAACTATCGAGCCGGGGGAGCATACCTTTGAACATACCCTCTATGACAGGCTGATTGCCCATCCTGTCGTTGAGACGAGCCGTCTTGATGAACTCCCATTGCCTCGTCAGTTTGTGGATCTTGCCAATGTTGAGTTCCTGATGCCGGTCCAACAGATCTCTGTTGAGTCCGGTCTTTTGTACGGAAAGGATCTGCTTGTAGTGGCAGCTACAGCAAGCGGAAAAACGTTTATCGGTGAGATGGCCGGGTTCAAGAATTTTCTTGAGAAGAGAGGCCGCATGATCTTCCTTGTCCCGCTGGTAGCCCTTGCATTCCAGAAGTATGACCGGTTTGCAAAAAAGTATGGGAAGATTGCTGACATCTCAATCATCACCGGGACAAGCCGTATCCAGATAAGTGATAACCGGCGTCCCGGTAACCACGACCGAAGATCATCTATCATTATCGCAACCTATGAGGGGGTTGATCACCTGCTCAGGTGTGGAACAAAACTGCATGACATCGGGACTGTGGTCATCGATGAGGTCCAGATGCTTGAGGACAAGGAACGAGGGCACCGCCTGGACGGGTTGATAGCACGAATGAAGTTCAACTCTCCCAAGGCCCAGTTCCTTTATCTGAGTGCTACAATCGGGCATCCAAAGTTGCTTGCAAAGAAGTTGTCATGCGAACTGGTTCGGTATGATGAACGCCCGGTAACCCTTGAGCGGTATCTGGTATTTCTTGAACGGCAACAGAAGATACCGACAGAGAATAAGCTTGTCCAGGATGAATACAACAAGGTCTCTTCGAAGGGATTTCATAATCAGACTATCATTTTCACCAACTCACGGGCCCGGTGTCATGTTATCTCCGACAAACTTGGTGAAGGAGTAGCCCCGTACCATGCCGGTCTGACTCAGGAAGAACGACGGCATGTTGAGACCCAGTTTGAAAAAGGGGAGATCAGGGCTGTTGTCACAACAGCCGCTCTTGCAGCCGGAGTAGATTTCCCTGCTTCACAGGTCATATTTGATTCTCTGGCGATGGGGATTGAATGGCTGACAGTTCAGGAGTTTCAGCAGATGTCAGGCCGGGCAGGAAGACCCGACTTCCATGACCTCGGAAAAGTGGTGATCCTTGCAGAACCGGGAGGATCGTACTCCCGAAGTTCACGGATGACTGAAGAAGAGGTTGCTATGGGTCTTCTGAAAGGTGAGATGGGCGAGGTTGCACCTGTCTACACACTAGAGCAGAGTTCTGAGATCTACGTGGCAAATGCCGTGGTAGCAGACGGAGACCGGAATATCATGCAGAAGATCGAAGGGAGCCTGGTCGGTGAACCCGAACCGGTTGAAGATCTTCTGCTTCAGAGAAACCTGATCTTTCGTGAGGGGGGTACCATCCGTCTCACCCCTCTTTCCCGCCTGATGGCTGAGCACTTTATCGGTGTGGATCGACTTACAAGAATCATAGATCTGGTCAAAGAGACGAAAGATCCCCTTGAAATCCTTGCTGAGCTTGATTGTGCAACAGATGAAGAGGCAGCCCTCTCGCAGAGACAGAAAAACAGACACACAGAGCTTCATGGCAGCCTTATGGAAAAAAGGAAGAAAAGGCCAGGAAAAAGACACCGATAA
- a CDS encoding DHH family phosphoesterase produces MSIDTAAKDLASHITRQDQVEIRCHHDADGIAAGAIMSIALYRAHVPFRLRVVPRIQSQDIPKGGNTLLCDLGSGISDLPEETMVIDHHIPLFEGPYHVNPRLCGIDGDTELSGAGAAYLVANAIGDNRDLAGLVLTGIIGDGQRLAGKNQDIYLEGMGNGIISKRRGIRLAGRDLTEQLTLATNPYLPGISGSEVETTTLISQCTEGSELSTDILLSLIVLDAAERSRPETLLNLYGDVYQLEREVLPDAHSLSMLIDACGKEEQGSIAAAVCLRTSSELPVAWDIARTHRLRLIDELKKILDGKNEHEPVYEISDKRLASDVADTINFMDGDQTVIVVANQDDGTSHLSIRVPTRQGTDLGTLVHTLAADCGGHGGGHTSRAGATIASEHLSRFISGIHEVYA; encoded by the coding sequence ATGTCCATTGACACTGCTGCGAAGGATCTTGCATCCCATATAACCCGACAGGATCAGGTGGAGATACGTTGCCACCATGACGCTGATGGGATCGCAGCAGGGGCGATCATGAGCATTGCACTCTACCGGGCCCATGTTCCATTCCGTCTCCGAGTAGTTCCAAGGATACAGAGCCAGGATATCCCGAAAGGAGGGAACACCCTCCTCTGCGATCTCGGGTCGGGAATATCCGATCTTCCTGAGGAGACGATGGTCATCGATCATCACATCCCCCTCTTTGAAGGACCATATCACGTGAATCCCCGTCTCTGTGGGATCGACGGAGATACTGAACTTTCAGGAGCAGGAGCCGCATACCTGGTTGCAAATGCAATCGGAGACAACCGCGACCTAGCAGGGCTGGTCCTCACAGGGATCATCGGTGATGGACAACGCCTTGCAGGTAAAAACCAGGACATCTACCTGGAAGGGATGGGAAACGGGATCATCTCCAAGAGAAGAGGTATCCGCCTGGCAGGGAGAGATCTCACCGAACAACTGACTCTTGCAACCAATCCGTACCTCCCTGGTATTTCTGGAAGTGAGGTTGAAACAACCACACTCATAAGCCAGTGTACCGAAGGATCAGAACTCTCGACCGACATCCTTCTTTCGCTGATCGTTCTTGATGCAGCAGAGCGAAGTCGGCCGGAGACACTGTTGAACCTCTATGGCGATGTGTATCAGTTGGAACGTGAGGTTCTGCCTGATGCCCACAGCCTGAGCATGCTCATTGATGCATGCGGGAAAGAGGAACAGGGGAGTATTGCAGCAGCAGTCTGTCTCCGAACCTCGTCAGAGCTTCCAGTTGCATGGGATATTGCCCGGACTCACCGGTTAAGACTCATTGACGAGCTGAAGAAAATTCTGGACGGGAAAAATGAACATGAGCCAGTATACGAGATTAGTGATAAAAGACTGGCCAGCGATGTTGCAGACACCATAAACTTCATGGATGGAGATCAGACTGTAATTGTGGTGGCAAACCAGGACGATGGTACAAGCCATCTCTCAATCAGAGTACCTACACGTCAGGGAACTGATCTCGGCACGCTTGTGCATACCCTCGCTGCCGATTGCGGAGGTCATGGAGGGGGTCATACATCACGGGCAGGCGCAACCATTGCCAGTGAACATCTCTCCAGGTTTATCTCCGGGATCCACGAGGTATATGCATGA
- a CDS encoding 30S ribosomal protein S15, with product MARMHARRRGISRSVRPYRTSAPEWSNTDKDTIIQQVVDMKKEGLSSARIGLVLRDKYGVPSVKLATGKRVDEILRENGLESSIPEDLRNLIEKALGLRKHLSENKKDLHNKRQLNLTEAKVRRLVKYYVKSKRLPAGWLYKPDTAEILLSR from the coding sequence ATGGCAAGAATGCATGCTCGCAGAAGAGGTATCTCCCGTTCAGTACGGCCGTACCGCACCTCTGCGCCCGAATGGTCAAACACCGACAAGGACACGATCATCCAACAGGTCGTTGATATGAAGAAAGAGGGCCTTTCAAGTGCCCGGATTGGCCTTGTCCTTCGTGACAAGTATGGTGTACCCAGTGTCAAACTCGCAACAGGAAAGCGTGTAGACGAGATTCTCCGTGAAAACGGCCTTGAATCATCAATCCCAGAAGACCTTCGTAACCTGATTGAGAAGGCACTCGGGTTGAGAAAACACCTGTCCGAGAACAAGAAAGACCTGCACAACAAGCGCCAACTCAACCTTACCGAGGCAAAAGTAAGGCGCCTGGTCAAGTACTACGTCAAGAGCAAACGCCTGCCGGCAGGCTGGTTATACAAGCCGGATACCGCAGAAATCCTCCTCTCCCGCTAA
- the mmp10 gene encoding methyl coenzyme M reductase-arginine methyltransferase Mmp10 (Mmp10 (methanogenesis marker protein 10) is a cobalamin-requiring radical SAM methyltransferase that creates the methylarginine modification to methyl coenzyme M reductase.), producing the protein MVQLTVDIGGRPGLDCRGFCSYCYFKHAREVPSFGCRYCLPFTKGCEYCTRSVQERYTGFKDLKEVAGDTLANLQLLSGDLTRITISGGGDPSCYPEFTDLIELLESLEAPIHIGYTSGKGFDDPHIADFLIESGLSEISFTVFATDPELRRRYMHDPTPEVSLEILKHLAGAIDVYAALVILPGINDGIILKNTIRWLEDAGVKGVILMRFANEPHQGLILGNAPIIEGQRIQTVEEFADLVRQTKGITTMRVSGTPLSDPDLGSPFAILQEPDLIDKLPELHGNAVVITGTVAAPFIQEILSKRGGGADVLPVQKEIADLITIDDLKALDLSRMPDTIIIPGRAFVHLTEAEEVLSADGKTRTVIRGPEMLTADGETSMGMTRDDILSLEMAGFSALITLINQYGEA; encoded by the coding sequence ATGGTTCAGCTGACGGTGGACATTGGAGGAAGGCCCGGTCTTGACTGCAGGGGGTTCTGCTCCTACTGTTACTTCAAGCATGCCCGGGAAGTCCCATCGTTCGGCTGCCGGTACTGTCTCCCCTTCACCAAGGGATGTGAGTACTGCACCAGGAGTGTTCAGGAGCGCTACACCGGATTCAAGGACCTGAAGGAGGTGGCAGGAGACACCCTTGCAAACCTGCAACTTCTCTCCGGAGACCTGACCCGGATCACCATCAGCGGTGGAGGGGATCCGAGTTGCTACCCAGAATTTACCGATCTCATCGAACTCCTCGAAAGCCTCGAAGCACCAATCCATATCGGATATACCAGCGGGAAAGGGTTTGACGATCCTCATATTGCCGACTTCCTCATCGAATCCGGCCTCTCCGAGATCTCATTCACAGTCTTTGCCACAGACCCTGAACTCAGACGCCGGTATATGCATGACCCCACTCCGGAAGTCTCTCTGGAGATCCTGAAACATCTCGCAGGAGCCATTGATGTCTATGCCGCCCTCGTTATCCTGCCAGGGATCAACGATGGGATAATCCTGAAAAATACGATCAGGTGGCTTGAGGATGCCGGAGTAAAAGGAGTCATCCTGATGCGGTTCGCAAACGAACCACACCAGGGCTTAATCCTTGGCAATGCCCCGATCATCGAAGGCCAGAGAATACAAACAGTCGAGGAGTTCGCAGATCTTGTCAGACAGACAAAGGGGATCACAACCATGAGAGTTTCAGGTACCCCGCTCAGCGATCCTGATCTTGGTTCTCCTTTTGCAATCCTGCAGGAACCCGATCTCATCGATAAACTGCCAGAACTTCATGGCAATGCTGTAGTCATCACCGGAACAGTTGCAGCGCCATTCATACAGGAGATCCTCTCAAAGAGGGGAGGAGGAGCAGATGTCCTTCCAGTACAAAAAGAGATCGCTGATCTCATCACCATCGATGACCTCAAAGCCCTGGATCTCTCCCGGATGCCTGACACAATCATCATTCCAGGACGGGCATTTGTCCATCTTACAGAGGCAGAGGAGGTTCTTTCAGCAGATGGGAAGACTAGAACTGTTATCAGGGGCCCGGAAATGCTCACTGCAGATGGGGAGACCTCGATGGGCATGACCAGAGATGATATCCTCTCTCTTGAGATGGCAGGGTTCTCTGCACTCATCACTCTCATAAACCAGTATGGGGAAGCGTAA
- a CDS encoding KEOPS complex subunit Pcc1 yields the protein MKITGIIRTVHDFPECIAASVAADNLSEMETRATIHEGTGVVETTITGTRIRSIIASMDDYLSNLTVAEELCKQGSDKGSEH from the coding sequence ATGAAGATCACCGGGATCATAAGAACAGTCCATGATTTCCCTGAGTGTATCGCTGCATCGGTTGCAGCAGATAACTTAAGCGAGATGGAGACACGGGCAACCATCCATGAGGGAACAGGTGTCGTGGAAACGACAATCACCGGAACCAGGATCCGTTCAATAATTGCGTCAATGGACGATTATCTCTCAAATTTAACCGTAGCGGAAGAGTTATGCAAACAGGGTTCTGACAAAGGATCAGAACATTGA
- a CDS encoding P-II family nitrogen regulator, which yields MQLIKAIVKPERLDAVKAALEEANFFGMTITEVQGRGEQKGISLQYRGGTIEVDLIPKVEIELVVSDKDADAVIEAVKKGAYTGKIGDGRIFVMPVTKSIKIRTNEVIAE from the coding sequence ATGCAGCTCATCAAAGCAATTGTAAAACCGGAACGCCTCGATGCAGTAAAAGCTGCCCTCGAAGAGGCCAATTTCTTCGGCATGACCATAACTGAGGTCCAGGGCCGGGGAGAACAGAAAGGAATCAGCCTTCAGTACCGGGGTGGTACAATCGAAGTAGATCTCATCCCCAAGGTTGAGATAGAACTTGTCGTGAGCGACAAGGATGCCGATGCAGTCATTGAGGCTGTTAAGAAGGGTGCATACACCGGCAAGATAGGAGATGGAAGAATCTTTGTCATGCCAGTCACCAAGTCGATCAAGATCAGAACCAATGAGGTGATTGCCGAGTGA